Proteins encoded in a region of the Solanum dulcamara chromosome 9, daSolDulc1.2, whole genome shotgun sequence genome:
- the LOC129904376 gene encoding uncharacterized protein LOC129904376 isoform X1 — MSINKAVDEDLNQNHNSRLTYEGCNVLLDINDGDRLVFSRLTAASTLKIGNKKCSLQPLIGCPFGSLFQVESGKEGSFLTRFVENAEGNDLEEKDVDGSKDNRAIVDNNTAQSLTSEDIDEMRRQGAKGDEIVEALIANSATFEKKTLFSQEKYRVKKQKKYAPRVLLRRPFARSICEAYFKKHPEKIGFMRVDALSLLLCLGNVTANADVLVVDMLSGILTGAIAERLGVFMTMILAGTGYVCNTYRGSSPYPVDITRMFNLSDEICKRIVHASLTDLNSFETGASVSESQEETLPITHSGSVEVGVSAEDGGMDIAPEGVPSPIIRPVKSLKAGQKAPLKSIKLWKENGFSSLIIAAPELDPWGIIKEVLPLLSFSAPFAVYHQYAQPLATCMHNLQIEKMAIGLQISEPWLREYQVLPSRTHPHMQMSAFGGYILSGTKISSSDPVTSSN; from the exons ATGTCGATTAATAAAGCAGTTGATGAAGATTTGAATCAAAATCATAACAGTAGATTAACTTATGAAGGTTGCAATGTATTGCTTGACATCAATGACGGGGACCGTTTAGTTTTTTCTCGTCTTACTGCTGCCTC GACATTGAAAATTGGGAATAAGAAGTGTTCTCTTCAGCCTCTTATAGGGTGTCCATTCGGGTCTTTGTTTCAAGTGGAATCTGGAAAAGAAGGATCTTTTTTGACTCGTTTTGTTGAGAATGCAGAAG GTAACGACCTTGAAGAAAAAGATGTGGATGGATCTAAAGACAACCGTGCAATTGTTGATAATAATACTGCTCAGAGTCTCACTAGTGAAGATATTGACGAGATGCGAAG GCAGGGAGCAAAAGGGGATGAAATAGTTGAAGCACTCATTGCAAACAGTGCAACTTTTGAGAAGAAGACATTATTTTCACAA GAGAAGTATAGGGTTAAGAAACAGAAGAAATATGCACCTCGAGTACTGTTGAGGCGTCCCTTTGCACGAAG CATTTGTGAGGCCTACTTCAAGAAACATCCTGAAAAAATCGG ATTCATGCGAGTGGATGCACTATCTCTACTGCTCTGCTTGGGGAATGTTACTGCAAATGCAGATGTACTTGTAGTGGACATGCTCAGTGGTATTCTTACTGGTGCAATTGCAGAACGACTAGGAG TTTTCATGACAATGATATTAGCAGGTACTGGTTATGTGTGCAATACTTATCGTGGGTCGTCACCATATCCTGTCGATATCACAAGGATGTTTAATTTAAGTGATGAAATCTGTAAAAG AATTGTGCATGCATCACTAACCGACCTGAATTCATTTGAAACTGGGGCTTCAGTGTCTGAGAGTCAG GAAGAAACCTTACCCATCACTCATTCTGGCAGTGTAGAAGTTGGTGTGTCGGCTGAAGACGGTGGCATGGATATAGCACCTGAGGGAGTTCCTTCTCCAATAATCAGGCCTGTTAAATCTCTTAAAGCAGGTCAGAAAGCACCCCTCAAGTCCATCAAGTTATGGAAAGAAAATGGTTTCTCCAG cCTAATAATTGCTGCTCCGGAACTGGACCCATGGGGCATTATTAAAGAAGTGCTTCCTCTTTTATCATTTTCAGCTCCTTTTGCTGTTTATCACCAGTATGCTCAG CCACTAGCTACGTGTATGCACAACCTACAGATTGAGAAAATGGCGATTGGCTTGCAAATTTCTGAACCTTGGCTACGTGAATATCAg GTACTCCCCTCAAGAACCCATCCACATATGCAGATGAGCGCCTTTGGTGGTTATATACTAAGTGGCACGAAAATTTCTAGCAGTGACCCTGTTACCAGCTCCAACTAG
- the LOC129904376 gene encoding uncharacterized protein LOC129904376 isoform X2: protein MSINKAVDEDLNQNHNSRLTYEGCNVLLDINDGDRLVFSRLTAASTLKIGNKKCSLQPLIGCPFGSLFQVESGKEGSFLTRFVENAEGNDLEEKDVDGSKDNRAIVDNNTAQSLTSEDIDEMRRQGAKGDEIVEALIANSATFEKKTLFSQEKYRVKKQKKYAPRVLLRRPFARSICEAYFKKHPEKIGFMRVDALSLLLCLGNVTANADVLVVDMLSGILTGAIAERLGAGTGYVCNTYRGSSPYPVDITRMFNLSDEICKRIVHASLTDLNSFETGASVSESQEETLPITHSGSVEVGVSAEDGGMDIAPEGVPSPIIRPVKSLKAGQKAPLKSIKLWKENGFSSLIIAAPELDPWGIIKEVLPLLSFSAPFAVYHQYAQPLATCMHNLQIEKMAIGLQISEPWLREYQVLPSRTHPHMQMSAFGGYILSGTKISSSDPVTSSN from the exons ATGTCGATTAATAAAGCAGTTGATGAAGATTTGAATCAAAATCATAACAGTAGATTAACTTATGAAGGTTGCAATGTATTGCTTGACATCAATGACGGGGACCGTTTAGTTTTTTCTCGTCTTACTGCTGCCTC GACATTGAAAATTGGGAATAAGAAGTGTTCTCTTCAGCCTCTTATAGGGTGTCCATTCGGGTCTTTGTTTCAAGTGGAATCTGGAAAAGAAGGATCTTTTTTGACTCGTTTTGTTGAGAATGCAGAAG GTAACGACCTTGAAGAAAAAGATGTGGATGGATCTAAAGACAACCGTGCAATTGTTGATAATAATACTGCTCAGAGTCTCACTAGTGAAGATATTGACGAGATGCGAAG GCAGGGAGCAAAAGGGGATGAAATAGTTGAAGCACTCATTGCAAACAGTGCAACTTTTGAGAAGAAGACATTATTTTCACAA GAGAAGTATAGGGTTAAGAAACAGAAGAAATATGCACCTCGAGTACTGTTGAGGCGTCCCTTTGCACGAAG CATTTGTGAGGCCTACTTCAAGAAACATCCTGAAAAAATCGG ATTCATGCGAGTGGATGCACTATCTCTACTGCTCTGCTTGGGGAATGTTACTGCAAATGCAGATGTACTTGTAGTGGACATGCTCAGTGGTATTCTTACTGGTGCAATTGCAGAACGACTAGGAG CAGGTACTGGTTATGTGTGCAATACTTATCGTGGGTCGTCACCATATCCTGTCGATATCACAAGGATGTTTAATTTAAGTGATGAAATCTGTAAAAG AATTGTGCATGCATCACTAACCGACCTGAATTCATTTGAAACTGGGGCTTCAGTGTCTGAGAGTCAG GAAGAAACCTTACCCATCACTCATTCTGGCAGTGTAGAAGTTGGTGTGTCGGCTGAAGACGGTGGCATGGATATAGCACCTGAGGGAGTTCCTTCTCCAATAATCAGGCCTGTTAAATCTCTTAAAGCAGGTCAGAAAGCACCCCTCAAGTCCATCAAGTTATGGAAAGAAAATGGTTTCTCCAG cCTAATAATTGCTGCTCCGGAACTGGACCCATGGGGCATTATTAAAGAAGTGCTTCCTCTTTTATCATTTTCAGCTCCTTTTGCTGTTTATCACCAGTATGCTCAG CCACTAGCTACGTGTATGCACAACCTACAGATTGAGAAAATGGCGATTGGCTTGCAAATTTCTGAACCTTGGCTACGTGAATATCAg GTACTCCCCTCAAGAACCCATCCACATATGCAGATGAGCGCCTTTGGTGGTTATATACTAAGTGGCACGAAAATTTCTAGCAGTGACCCTGTTACCAGCTCCAACTAG
- the LOC129904376 gene encoding uncharacterized protein LOC129904376 isoform X3 yields the protein MSINKAVDEDLNQNHNSRLTYEGCNVLLDINDGDRLVFSRLTAASTLKIGNKKCSLQPLIGCPFGSLFQVESGKEGSFLTRFVENAEGNDLEEKDVDGSKDNRAIVDNNTAQSLTSEDIDEMRRQGAKGDEIVEALIANSATFEKKTLFSQEKYRVKKQKKYAPRVLLRRPFARSICEAYFKKHPEKIGFMRVDALSLLLCLGNVTANADVLVVDMLSGILTGAIAERLGGTGYVCNTYRGSSPYPVDITRMFNLSDEICKRIVHASLTDLNSFETGASVSESQEETLPITHSGSVEVGVSAEDGGMDIAPEGVPSPIIRPVKSLKAGQKAPLKSIKLWKENGFSSLIIAAPELDPWGIIKEVLPLLSFSAPFAVYHQYAQPLATCMHNLQIEKMAIGLQISEPWLREYQVLPSRTHPHMQMSAFGGYILSGTKISSSDPVTSSN from the exons ATGTCGATTAATAAAGCAGTTGATGAAGATTTGAATCAAAATCATAACAGTAGATTAACTTATGAAGGTTGCAATGTATTGCTTGACATCAATGACGGGGACCGTTTAGTTTTTTCTCGTCTTACTGCTGCCTC GACATTGAAAATTGGGAATAAGAAGTGTTCTCTTCAGCCTCTTATAGGGTGTCCATTCGGGTCTTTGTTTCAAGTGGAATCTGGAAAAGAAGGATCTTTTTTGACTCGTTTTGTTGAGAATGCAGAAG GTAACGACCTTGAAGAAAAAGATGTGGATGGATCTAAAGACAACCGTGCAATTGTTGATAATAATACTGCTCAGAGTCTCACTAGTGAAGATATTGACGAGATGCGAAG GCAGGGAGCAAAAGGGGATGAAATAGTTGAAGCACTCATTGCAAACAGTGCAACTTTTGAGAAGAAGACATTATTTTCACAA GAGAAGTATAGGGTTAAGAAACAGAAGAAATATGCACCTCGAGTACTGTTGAGGCGTCCCTTTGCACGAAG CATTTGTGAGGCCTACTTCAAGAAACATCCTGAAAAAATCGG ATTCATGCGAGTGGATGCACTATCTCTACTGCTCTGCTTGGGGAATGTTACTGCAAATGCAGATGTACTTGTAGTGGACATGCTCAGTGGTATTCTTACTGGTGCAATTGCAGAACGACTAGGAG GTACTGGTTATGTGTGCAATACTTATCGTGGGTCGTCACCATATCCTGTCGATATCACAAGGATGTTTAATTTAAGTGATGAAATCTGTAAAAG AATTGTGCATGCATCACTAACCGACCTGAATTCATTTGAAACTGGGGCTTCAGTGTCTGAGAGTCAG GAAGAAACCTTACCCATCACTCATTCTGGCAGTGTAGAAGTTGGTGTGTCGGCTGAAGACGGTGGCATGGATATAGCACCTGAGGGAGTTCCTTCTCCAATAATCAGGCCTGTTAAATCTCTTAAAGCAGGTCAGAAAGCACCCCTCAAGTCCATCAAGTTATGGAAAGAAAATGGTTTCTCCAG cCTAATAATTGCTGCTCCGGAACTGGACCCATGGGGCATTATTAAAGAAGTGCTTCCTCTTTTATCATTTTCAGCTCCTTTTGCTGTTTATCACCAGTATGCTCAG CCACTAGCTACGTGTATGCACAACCTACAGATTGAGAAAATGGCGATTGGCTTGCAAATTTCTGAACCTTGGCTACGTGAATATCAg GTACTCCCCTCAAGAACCCATCCACATATGCAGATGAGCGCCTTTGGTGGTTATATACTAAGTGGCACGAAAATTTCTAGCAGTGACCCTGTTACCAGCTCCAACTAG